The genomic segment GTGACCACGCCCTGCCCCGGTGCCGTCGGCTGCCAGCGCACGCGGTCACCACAGACGATGCGGCCGAGCCGCTTGCGGGCGCTGCACAGGTGCAACCCACCCTGTGCATCCTCGACGATCAGATCGCGCCCGGAATGGGTAATGACCAGACCGGAGGTCTGCACCTTGACAGCGGTGCGGGCCCTTGCGGGTGCCTGGCTGCGGGACGCGCCGCGGCGATGGCCCATGGCGCTGCGCGGCGTCAGTCGGCGGCCGGGACGAGCGCGTCGATCCTGGCCGCGCAGATGAAATCGTTTTCCGACAACCCGCCGACGGCATGGGTGCTGTAGTGCACCGTGCAGCGGTTGTAGCCCACCTCCAGGTCGGGATGGTGATCCTCGCGGTGGGCGATCCAGGCCAGCGCGTTCACGAAGGCGATGGTCTCGTAATAGTT from the Gammaproteobacteria bacterium genome contains:
- a CDS encoding 4a-hydroxytetrahydrobiopterin dehydratase, which produces MIPLAERRCQRLKKGDPHLPAEQAQALLRELHADWSLADSGAAIQRDVRFKNYYETIAFVNALAWIAHREDHHPDLEVGYNRCTVHYSTHAVGGLSENDFICAARIDALVPAAD